One Armatimonadia bacterium DNA segment encodes these proteins:
- a CDS encoding sugar ABC transporter substrate-binding protein: protein MRKLSLPAVLAALVLVITGCVERVPSTPSGTPPGGAVNTPTPGSVGGKTELTLFTWTEVDELKVNQELIKEFEKEHPDITVKIDNISGSKDAMQKLETMFATKTGPDVMSLHGAYYIGFADAGALADLNQFIKDDPDFHLEDIHPRLVELCKYKDGLYSLPRYTSVYSIFYNKGLFDAEGIPYPKASWTWDDYHQIAKKLTKDRDGDGKPDQWGCIIDFWGARLYPWLWSNNADLMDKDRQKCVIDSANAKEALGFMANLRIKEKLAPATTSTERNEALNQFARGNVGMYMTGPWDIQTLNRVPNLKWDVAPFPKKRTQSTMLGTENYAVYAHSKHPKEAWELFKFLLSPKAQAIMAEKLDKMPSRLSVLKGAYAKGKASYNRQVYVDAVEYGLQPPNFPEYSQVEGILQAELDRIWIGQVSVDEGLTSVAKKVNKKLEEIRGHKGSG from the coding sequence ATGCGAAAGCTGTCGTTGCCGGCCGTCCTTGCCGCTCTGGTTCTGGTGATCACCGGTTGCGTGGAGCGCGTTCCCTCCACACCTTCAGGCACGCCGCCAGGCGGTGCAGTGAATACCCCGACTCCTGGGAGCGTCGGGGGCAAGACCGAGCTGACCCTCTTCACCTGGACCGAAGTCGATGAGCTGAAGGTCAACCAGGAGCTCATCAAGGAGTTCGAGAAAGAGCATCCCGACATCACGGTCAAGATCGACAACATCTCCGGCAGCAAAGACGCCATGCAGAAGCTGGAGACGATGTTCGCCACCAAGACGGGACCGGATGTCATGTCGCTCCACGGTGCCTACTATATTGGCTTCGCCGATGCCGGCGCCCTGGCCGACCTGAACCAGTTCATCAAGGACGACCCGGACTTCCACCTGGAGGACATCCACCCGCGACTGGTGGAGCTGTGCAAGTACAAGGACGGGTTGTACTCGCTGCCCCGCTACACCTCGGTGTACTCGATCTTCTACAACAAGGGTCTCTTCGACGCCGAGGGTATCCCCTACCCGAAGGCCTCCTGGACCTGGGATGACTACCACCAGATCGCCAAGAAGCTGACCAAGGACCGCGATGGCGACGGCAAGCCCGACCAGTGGGGCTGCATCATCGACTTCTGGGGCGCACGCCTGTATCCGTGGCTGTGGTCGAACAACGCGGACCTGATGGATAAGGACCGCCAGAAGTGCGTGATCGACAGCGCCAACGCCAAGGAAGCACTGGGCTTTATGGCCAACCTGCGGATCAAAGAGAAGCTGGCGCCGGCGACCACCTCCACGGAGCGCAACGAGGCGCTGAACCAGTTTGCGCGGGGCAACGTGGGCATGTACATGACTGGGCCGTGGGACATCCAGACCCTGAACCGCGTGCCGAACCTGAAGTGGGATGTGGCTCCCTTCCCGAAGAAGAGGACACAGTCCACGATGCTGGGGACCGAGAACTACGCGGTGTATGCCCACAGCAAGCACCCCAAGGAGGCCTGGGAGCTGTTCAAGTTCCTCCTCAGCCCCAAGGCTCAGGCAATCATGGCCGAGAAGCTCGACAAGATGCCTTCGCGGCTGTCTGTGCTGAAGGGCGCCTATGCCAAGGGGAAGGCCTCGTACAACCGCCAGGTGTATGTGGATGCCGTGGAGTATGGCCTGCAACCGCCGAACTTCCCGGAGTACAGCCAGGTCGAGGGTATCCTGCAGGCCGAACTCGACCGGATCTGGATCGGGCAGGTCTCGGTTGATGAGGGCCTGACGTCAGTCGCCAAGAAGGTCAACAAGAAGCTGGAGGAGATCCGCGGCCACAAGGGCAGCGGGTAG
- the dnaJ gene encoding molecular chaperone DnaJ, translated as MTNGGVKQDYYELLGVERDASDADIKRAYRKMAREYHPDVNRDNPEAEEIFKQISEAYAVLSDPERRAKYDRFGPEGQGDMGFGGSPMDIFDIFASAFGGDPFGFGRSAGRTVEVGRSLRYDLQITLEDVLKGVEREITYPRLATCEACDGTGAAPGTSTTRCATCGGVGRVRSAHNTFLGTISSIHDCPDCHGTGEIIEHPCEECKGRAVVQRQETLTVTVPAGIQDGEELVLRGFGEAPPGGGRVGDLYVRVRVRQHKRFARHGDDLQMELPITFTQAALGDTRTIDGLDGPVEINLRAGLQTGSQVTLPGRGLPRRGSTHRGDLHVYVRVTTPTDLTDRQRELLMQFAAERGEDLQPDEDKGLFERLRDAFTGRQ; from the coding sequence ATGACCAATGGCGGCGTGAAGCAAGACTACTATGAGTTGCTGGGCGTCGAGCGCGACGCCTCCGATGCGGACATCAAGCGCGCTTACCGCAAGATGGCTCGCGAGTACCATCCGGACGTCAACCGCGACAATCCCGAGGCCGAGGAGATCTTCAAGCAGATCAGCGAAGCCTATGCGGTGCTGTCCGATCCTGAACGGCGGGCGAAGTACGATCGCTTTGGCCCGGAGGGTCAGGGCGACATGGGCTTCGGCGGAAGCCCAATGGACATCTTCGACATCTTCGCCAGCGCCTTCGGCGGCGATCCCTTCGGGTTCGGGCGGAGCGCCGGGCGTACCGTCGAAGTCGGCCGCAGCCTGCGCTACGACCTGCAGATCACTCTCGAAGACGTTCTGAAGGGTGTAGAGCGGGAGATCACCTATCCCCGTCTGGCCACTTGCGAAGCCTGTGACGGCACCGGTGCCGCACCAGGAACCTCAACTACTCGCTGCGCAACCTGTGGCGGCGTAGGGCGTGTCCGCTCCGCCCACAACACCTTCCTGGGCACCATCTCCTCGATCCACGACTGCCCCGACTGCCACGGCACGGGCGAGATCATCGAGCACCCTTGTGAAGAGTGCAAGGGGCGGGCTGTTGTCCAACGGCAGGAGACCCTCACGGTTACTGTCCCGGCCGGCATCCAGGACGGAGAGGAACTCGTCCTGCGGGGGTTCGGCGAGGCTCCCCCTGGTGGCGGCAGAGTCGGCGACCTCTATGTCAGAGTCCGCGTCCGCCAGCACAAGCGGTTCGCTCGACACGGTGATGACCTGCAGATGGAGCTGCCCATCACCTTCACCCAGGCAGCCCTTGGGGATACCAGGACCATCGACGGCCTCGACGGGCCGGTGGAGATCAACCTCCGGGCCGGCCTCCAGACAGGTTCCCAGGTCACCCTTCCCGGCCGTGGCCTGCCGCGACGCGGCTCCACTCACCGTGGCGATCTGCACGTCTATGTCCGGGTCACCACACCGACCGACCTGACGGACCGGCAGCGCGAGCTACTCATGCAGTTTGCGGCCGAGCGCGGTGAAGACCTCCAGCCCGACGAGGACAAAGGCCTCTTCGAGCGTCTGCGCGACGCCTTCACAGGACGCCAGTAG
- the rpoZ gene encoding DNA-directed RNA polymerase subunit omega: protein MDEFPLERLVSSVGSRFAVVVAAAQRAKQIKDGSPPLVTVNSRNPLTIALAEIAEGKVVIHASVDRPEELGITTSDQYYAGRDGEPEEPILFPREARQTRASVLAGEAVDVEEEEESDEEDEDGDEDE, encoded by the coding sequence GTGGACGAATTCCCACTCGAGAGACTGGTTTCCAGCGTCGGCAGCCGCTTCGCTGTTGTCGTCGCGGCCGCCCAGCGCGCCAAACAGATCAAAGACGGGTCGCCACCTCTGGTCACCGTCAACTCCCGTAACCCGCTGACCATCGCCCTCGCCGAGATCGCCGAGGGCAAGGTCGTCATCCATGCCTCCGTCGACCGGCCCGAGGAGCTTGGGATCACCACCAGCGACCAGTACTACGCAGGCCGCGACGGCGAACCCGAGGAGCCGATCCTCTTCCCGCGTGAGGCCCGTCAGACCCGTGCCTCAGTACTTGCCGGCGAGGCCGTCGACGTCGAGGAAGAGGAAGAAAGCGACGAAGAGGACGAAGACGGCGACGAAGACGAGTAA